In the genome of Palaemon carinicauda isolate YSFRI2023 chromosome 13, ASM3689809v2, whole genome shotgun sequence, one region contains:
- the LOC137652283 gene encoding uncharacterized protein — MLTLASSDWSDQQKDSVPNDENRQQLTHNTVVAVKALLSATKEERSKRGKYIKYSPELRDEIAQYALTNGNHEAVIYWSDRLGGSVSESTIRNFIKTYKSYTVDIKEEIGKYAFQFGIDVAARHFSEKLGHEVRKGLVRKFKKNYIKKFQEVTEVVGDIEVGNGKRVVNVPSTTTARQKRSFSLHMKDEIGRYASQYGISAAMQHYSEKLQFAVKESTVRKFKKQFVERGNMNGGNNGENGQVVNNGTVLTSDHQAAPTHTIDVIHPSLSVLNAPAVSATVNVSSANNFVYQHPYHLNMAPGPQANTVVPMNHNSLAFHQGGVINQGMTTSLPYQQAGAPPGSSVIMNQSFTQTPTGFQQGYVSGFSQGGSAGGTVTHGGQIAPLAMTHTSVAATSMAHSPLPLTMSGTPTTHIPQLTHHGVGPTVSQPHLTQTTALPHSVTAGIQHPAHHQLITSFHQPLTGSLTFDGTTLQAHAQANLSNEPLSLMKEAHDQSNGVTLGQGDDSLHDPGADAAAAAAGAQSGLGHLSEQPGPSNQQESILIMDNDNEHEDEYIDPPTPVPKKKKRPKNRSKVPRGCIGVSKRGNYASYSPELRAEIGKFASEHGNLAAVQYYKEKLGFEIPESTVRGLRDKYLIKRVRGKKEVLAIGFAQRGRPMRLGKYDEIVQDCIRELVRDGEKVSSFLAIATAKQVLMQYEPNLLEEYGGPVKLNPTWAKSFLKRIGLHQLA; from the exons ATGCTGACACTTGCTTCATCTGATTGGTCAGACCAGCAAAAAGACAGCGTGCCAAACGATGAAAATCGACAGCAATTAACCCATAACACAGTTGTGGCTGTTAAAGCCCTTTTAAGTGCCACAAAGGAAGAACGGAGTAAAAGAGGCAAATACATAAAATATTCACCAGAGTTACGAGATGAAATTGCACAGTATGCTCTTACAAATGGAAACCATGAAGCAGTGATTTATTGGTCTGACAGGCTTGGTGGTTCTGTTAGTGAGAGTACCATTAGAAATTTCATTAAGACTTACAAAAGTTACACAGTAGATATCAAGGAAGAGATTGGAAAATATGCTTTTCAGTTTGGGATTGATGTAGCAGCAAGACATTTTTCAGAAAAATTAGGTCATGAAGTGCGGAAAGGACTTGTAcgcaaatttaaaaaaaactacataaaaaaatttcaagaagtGACTGAAGTAGTAGGGGATATAGAAGTGGGGAATGGGAAGAGAGTTGTGAATGTGCCTAGTACAACTACTGCAAGACAAAAGAGGTCATTTTCACTGCATATGAAAGATGAGATTGGACGCTATGCATCACAGTACGGTATTAGTGCCGCGATGCAACATTACTCGGAGAAACTTCAGTTTGCGGTCAAAGAGTCCACAGTGCGTAAATTCAAAAAGCAGTTTGTAGAACGTGGTAACATGAATGGAGGAAATAATGGGGAAAATGGGCAAGTTGTTAATAATGGCACAGTATTAACATCAGATCACCAGGCAGCACCTACGCATACTATAGACGTTATTCATCCCTCGTTGTCAGTGTTAAATGCTCCTGCTGTATCTGCTACTGTCAATGTGAGCTCTGCTAATAATTTTGTTTACCAGCATCCTTATCACTTAAATATGGCTCCAGGACCTCAAGCTAACACTGTTGTTCCAATGAACCACAACTCTTTGGCATTCCATCAGGGTGGTGTGATTAATCAAGGCATGACTACCTCTTTACCTTATCAGCAAGCTGGTGCTCCACCTGGATCTTCAGTTATTATGAACCAGAGCTTTACACAGACTCCAACGGGCTTTCAGCAAGGTTATGTCAGTGGATTCTCACAGGGAGGAAGCGCTGGAGGAACTGTAACTCATGGTGGACAAATTGCGCCGCTTGCCATGACCCATACGAGCGTAGCTGCTACTAGTATGGCTCATTCCCCCCTACCTCTGACAATGAGTGGAACACCCACTACTCATATACCTCAATTGACACACCATGGTGTAGGGCCCACTGTAAGTCAGCCTCATCTCACTCAAACTACTGCATTACCTCATAGTGTTACTGCTGGCATCCAGCATCCTGCACACCATCAGTTAATCACATCATTCCACCAACCTCTAACAGGCTCGCTTACCTTTGATGGTACAACTTTACAAGCTCATGCTCAGGCTAATTTAAGCAATGAACCTTTAAGTCTTATGAAGGAGGCACATGACCAATCAAATGGAGTCACTTTAGGGCAGGGTGATGACAGCTTACATGACCCGGGggcagatgctgctgctgctgctgctggagcTCAATCTGGTCTTGGTCATTTGAGTGAACAACCTGGACCATCTAATCAGCAAGAGAGTATTCTTATCATGGATAATGATAATGAGCATGAAGATGAATACATTGATCCTCCAACACCAGTGCCAAAGAAAAAGAAGAGACCCAAGAATCGATCAAAGGTACCCCGAGGGTGCATAGGCGTCAGTAAAAGAGGAAATTATGCTTCTTATAGTCCAGAACTTAGAGCTGAAATTGGGAAGTTTGCATCCGAGCATGGAAATTTAGCAGCTGttcaatattataaagaaaaacttgGTTTCGAAATACCTGAAAGTACTGTTCGAGGTTTGAGAGACAAATATCTCATTAAAAGAGTCCGGGGTAAAAAGGAAGTCCTTGCTATAGGATTTGCTCAAAGAGGGAGGCCAATGAGACTCGGGAAGTACGATGAAATTGTTCAAGATTGCATCAGAGAACTAGTCAGAGATGGAGAAAAG GTATCATCCTTTTTAGCCATTGCCACTGCCAAACAAGTGTTGATGCAGTACGAACCTAACCTCCTGGAAGAGTATGGAGGACcagtgaagttgaatcctacctgGGCAAAAAGTTTTTTGAAGCGTATAGGGCTCCATCAGTTAgcttaa